ATTTGTTCCGCTTCCCGAGCGGCTTTACTGACGGGTTGCTATCCGGGACGCACTAAAGTGTTTGGGGCACATGGCCCGAAAGCTAGAGGGCTTGATCCTAAATTTGCTACGCTAGGCGAAGTGCTACAACAGAATGGCTACCGAACGGCTGCTTTCGGCAAGTGGCACATTGGCGATCAGGAAGATACCCGACCGCACAACCGGGGTTTTGATGAAACTTGCGGATTAATGTACTCTAACGATATGTGGCTACACCACCCCGAAAATCCGGAATACTGGGGGCAGTGGCCTCTGCAATACTGGGAGAACGGTGAAGTTACCATTGATACGGTACAGATTGAAGACCAGAAAATGCTGACGACTTGGTATACTGAACAGGCAGTTGATTTCATTGAGCGAAGTAAGGATGAGCCTTTCTTCGTGTACGTACCTCACTCTATGCCTCACGCCCCCATTTTTTGCAGCGATAAGTTTGCCGGAAAATCCGAAACCGGACTGTACGGCAATGTGATGATGGAGGTTGACTGGTCCATCGGGCAAATTCACCAAGCAATTAAAGATCAAGGATTAGAAGCCAATACGCTCTTCATTTTTATCGCTTCCGATAACGGTCCTTGGCTAAGCTACGGCGACCACGCCGGAATTACTCGTTTTCGGGAGGGCAAAGGCACTAGCTTTGATGGCGGGCTGCGTAATCCCTGTATTATCAAATACCCTGACGAGATCAATCCGAATACCATCTCCCATCACGCCTTCAGCTCTATTGATATACTACCTACGGTCTGCCACTTAACGAGTACCGATCTACCAGAAAATACGGTCGATGGCAAAAACGTCTGGGATCTGATAACTCATCAGGACGAAGCTAAGAATCCGCATGACTACTATGCCTTCACCAACGGTAAAGAGTTTCAGGGAGTTATTTCCGGCGACGGAAAGTGGAAGCTTCATCTGCCCCACCAGTACCGCACCGTAGCCAAAGGAGGGAAAGGGGGTATGCCCGGCAAATACGTACAAGCAAAAATTGATACCGCTCTGTTCAATCTAGTTCACGACCCCTACGAGAAAAGCAATGCTCTAGAAATCTATCCTGAGGTAGCTCAACAGATGATTGAATATGCCGAAAAGCACAAGAAGATGTTTTTTGACGAGTAGATTATAAGTAAGTTAGTTATCTGTAGGAGCGAGGTGAAGAGAAAGCGCCAATGAGTGGGGAGCTATTGTGGGCTTTAGACAGATACCTAACATCTTTTGAGCATTGTTAGAGTCTGGATTTTTTTTGCGCACAATAAATTGATAATCAATTAATTGCGAATTAATTGCTCTTGTTGATAATGCTGTTGGGTCTTCTAATAAAAAAACAAGTTAAACTAGCTAGCTGTTTACAAATAAGCTACTTTAATATATCTACTCCTCACACTTTCAATGCTGATGGAACCGTACGCCATAGTAAACCGAGATCGATTCCCACTGGTAGTAGTCACTTTTACCGGAGCAAAAGCCACTCCTACTAACTTTCAGTACTATCTGGATGAGCTACGCGCTAACTACGATCGGGAGCAGCCACTAGCCCTGGTGTTTGATGCCGCCTTAGCTAAAGTACCCGGCATCGCTTATCAGAAAAAGCAAGGGGAGTGGATGCGCGATCATCAAGGCTTTATTGAGATGTACTGTCAGGGCATTGCTTACGTTATTCCGAGTACGGTTATTCGAAATGTGTTGAAGCTGATATTCAAAATTCAGCGTGACCCAGTGCCCAACCAGGTATTTTCTAATCGAGAAGAAGGCACAGCCTGGGCTCAGGCGCAACTAGACGCGGATCGTCATCAGGTTGGCTAATGTTACTTTCTTTGTGCTAGGTGCCAAGACAAAAATACGTTATATATTTCCCCTTAAAAAAGGGGACAGAGGGATTTAGTACTTTTAAGTACTTCATACTGCATGGGTTTTGCTAGCGCCTATAATATAGCATTATTGCAACCTTAATTTCTCCATTTGTATCGCCATTCAAATGAAGTTGAACCAATTTTCAGCTGTGGTTGCTTTTACGCCTAAATAATTTGGGTGTTCTGAGGCTGTGTTGTTGCTTGTTTCTAGAGCATTAAGAATGTCTTTCACATAGAATCCTAAAAGTGCTGTCACCTACATCACTGTATCTGGATGCAACCGTTAGGCTTGTATCCTTTTTTTATTTTCGCTAGGTTCGCTGCTATACGTTTTTTATTGTTGTATCGTTAGCAACCTATAGTGCTATTTCAGGTTTATGAAGATTTTTTTGGCTATCGTTTTTTCGTGGTGGAGCGTTCTGGCTGTTGCTCAGGAGGTTGAGCCGGATTGGGAACAAGAGGGCGAGATTGACGATGCTGAAGTAGTGATTGAGAAGGAACGAGAGATCAGTTTGCCTACTGCCAGCCGTCGCTTTGAGCCTATTCCGCCAATCGCTACTACGCGCCCTACTACCAATATCACGTATCAGTTTCAGGAGGTTACCCCTACCTTGCCCGGACTCAACCCGCAGGTACGTCCGCTTAAAATTAAAAATCCACCGCTGGATAAACTATACGGGAATTACCTCAAGCTTGGTTTGGGTACCTTTATTACTCCATACGCCGAGCTGTTTGCCAACAGCACCCGAGACAATGAATACAGCTACGGACTTCGTTTGCAGCATGAATCATCGCGGCTTGGCCCGGTAGATGGCGCAAACTCCGGTAACAGCGATTCCCGAATAGGGATAAGTGGTAAGTACTTTGCCAGTGGTCATACGTTCCGAGCCCGCGCCGAGTACCAACGAGAACGCTACCATTTTTACGGATATAGTCCGTTGGTAGAACCAGAGCCAGAGCGTGATTCTATCCGACAAATATTTAATGCCATTGCTGTATCGGGCGGAATTGCTCGGGCGGAGGTAGACGCGCCGCTCAATTATGATGTGGAGGCTAAATTCATTCATCTGAGCGATGATTACCAAGCCTCGGAAAATCAAATTGAGCTTCACCTTAAAACGAACTACATTATTGCCCCCCGCCTGGAAATAGGCCTGGAAAGCGACCTGTACCTGATGCAGCGTCGCGACCAGAACCCAGAAACCCGGGCCGAAAATACGCTCAGTCGGAATTTGGTTCGGGTTCGTCCCTATCTTACCTACCGCACCTCCATTGGTGCGGGCGAAGGACTTACGGTTAAGGGAGGGTTTACGGTTGCTCATGAGAACGATACTGCCAGCAATGCCGACCGACTGCACGTTTACCCTTACGCACTGGCCACCCTACATTTTTCCGATGCCTTTCAAGTATACGCAGGTATTGATGGTAACATAGAAGCAACCTCATTATACTCCTTCACCCGTGAGAATCCGTACTTAGAAGCAGATGTGCCGCTGCTGCATACCAACCGCAACTTTACCTTTCGGGGAGGAGCCAAAGGCAGAATCAATAGCCTCTTTGGTTTTCACGCGGGCTTCTCAGCTAATAATTATAAGAATTTGTACTTCTACGCCAACAGTGCCCGAGATTCTACGCGCTTTACTGTTTTGTACGATCCAGATAATGTGTTTGAATTAAATCTGTTTGGCGAGATTTCGTTGAACAGTACTGAACAGTTTCGCTCTAGCCTTCGGGCCGACGTTTACACCTACAGCGTAGAAAACCTGGATGAACCTTGGCACCGCCCTGGTTTCACACTTAGCTGGCTCAATAGCCTCAACTTGTACGAAAAAATACTACTAAACGCTGAGCTACAGTATATGTCGGGCGTGCAGGGATTAAATTTGGCAAGTGGCACCACCCGTCAACTTGACCCAATTGCCGACCTGCATTTTCAGGCCGATTACTTATTTTCTAACCGTTTTTCCGCATTTGTCAAAGTAAGAAATATATTTGCACAGAACTACGAGCGTTTCATGAACTATCCGTCCCGAGGAATCATGTTTTTGGGCGGTATTACCTATAGTTTTTAAAATATTGATTTACAGACTATTTGGTACGCATGTGCTTTTATATTTAATATTCTTAGGGTAATTACGGTAGGATCAGTTATTTCGCAGTAGTAAGCGTAAATAGCTGATAATTATTGTTTTACCAGACCGTGCATAAACAATCCGTTATGGAAAATCAGGAAGATACCAAGTACCACTTAGAAGACAATGATGATTTCGGGTTACCCGAAGCCGACTTTCATCCTATTGACCGGGAAGAGGAGGAACCCCCTCAGTTTGAAGAGCCTCGCTACTACGTAGAAGAGGAAGAAGAAGAGTCCAACCGTGGATGGATTGTAGCGGCCATTATTGGGGTAGTAGTGCTACTAGGCTTGGCTATCTATCTTTTCCTGTTTGACGGTGTGAGTCAGGTATCCTCTTGGTTTGGAGAAGAAGAGCCGGTTGTACAAGAGTATGTAGAGCCAGCTCCAGAGCCGATAATTGAAGAAGAACCAATCTACGAAGAAGAACCCATTATTGAGGAAGAATCGGTCTACGAAGAGCCTGCTTTGGCTCAGTACCAAGGTATTGAGCGAATTTCGGCTCCTACCGGCCGCACTTTTGTGGTGGTAGCCAGCTTCGTTGATTACGACTTAGCGATGGACTATGCCCAGAAGCTAGAAGCCGATGGCATTGGCTCCAAAATATTAGACCCTTCTCCGCGTGCTCCACTTATTCACCGAGTAGCCATTGCCGATTTTGGTACGTTCTCGGAAGGAGCTGAAAATATTGATGCCTTCCGTATGGAATACGGCGACTCTGTTTGGGTACTAAAATACTAGTATGATCCTACTGCAAATCACAACCGAAACCCCTATTGATACCACCACTCTTGATTCTGCCGCCGCCGAATCAGTTACCATCCTCGACTTACTGCTAAAAGGTGGTTGGGTGATGATCCCGCTCATCATCTTATTTGCACTCTCCATCTATATTTTTGTTGAACGAATACGGGTTGTTAAACGGGCTGCGAAGGTGCCTGAACAATTCATGGAAAAAATTCGGGGGTTGGTCTCCCGAGGGGAAATTAGCTCGGCGCGGATGTTGTGCTCCCAAACTGATTCTCCCATCTCCCGAATGATTGAGAAAGGAGTTTCCCGCATTGGCAGCCCTCTCAAATCAATTGAAGCAGCTATTGAAAACGTGGGAAAGCTAGAACTCTATCGGCTGGAAAAAAATCTTACCTTACTAGCCACCATCTCCGGAGCCGCTCCGATGATTGGCTTTTTAGGTACCGTTACTGGTATGATTCAGGCATTTATTGCTATTGCCCAAGAAGAAGGCAATGTGAGTCCGCAACTTCTTTCTACCGGAATTTACGAAGCCATGATTACTACCGCCACCGGACTGGCTGTAGGTATTCTGGCCTATCTGGGGTATAACTATCTGGTTTCTAGAGTAAATAAGGTAGTTCACCAGATGGAGTATATCTCCATTGATTTTATTGACCTGCTTCAGGAGCCAACATAAAAATACGAAATACGAGATGTGAAATATGAAAAGTGAAATTTGATTGCGAACTTTCTATTTTCAATTATCCCTTATCAATTATCAACTAGATTATGGATCTGAAAGCCCGAAATAAAATAGAAACTAGCTTCAATTTTTCGTCTATCGCTGATATTATTTTTCTGCTGCTGATCTTCTTTATGCTTACTTCTTCGTTCGTTACCCCTTCAGGGTTACCCATTAATCTTCCTTCTAGTAAAACTTCGGCTATTGTAT
This region of Tunicatimonas pelagia genomic DNA includes:
- a CDS encoding sulfatase-like hydrolase/transferase, whose product is MPISRKKLFSRSLLSILSLLVLASLKLAEADNPEAERPNVVLIFLDDGAFDDFAPFGNPRYPTPHVETLAKEGRSFYSFYVPQAICSASRAALLTGCYPGRTKVFGAHGPKARGLDPKFATLGEVLQQNGYRTAAFGKWHIGDQEDTRPHNRGFDETCGLMYSNDMWLHHPENPEYWGQWPLQYWENGEVTIDTVQIEDQKMLTTWYTEQAVDFIERSKDEPFFVYVPHSMPHAPIFCSDKFAGKSETGLYGNVMMEVDWSIGQIHQAIKDQGLEANTLFIFIASDNGPWLSYGDHAGITRFREGKGTSFDGGLRNPCIIKYPDEINPNTISHHAFSSIDILPTVCHLTSTDLPENTVDGKNVWDLITHQDEAKNPHDYYAFTNGKEFQGVISGDGKWKLHLPHQYRTVAKGGKGGMPGKYVQAKIDTALFNLVHDPYEKSNALEIYPEVAQQMIEYAEKHKKMFFDE
- a CDS encoding STAS/SEC14 domain-containing protein codes for the protein MEPYAIVNRDRFPLVVVTFTGAKATPTNFQYYLDELRANYDREQPLALVFDAALAKVPGIAYQKKQGEWMRDHQGFIEMYCQGIAYVIPSTVIRNVLKLIFKIQRDPVPNQVFSNREEGTAWAQAQLDADRHQVG
- a CDS encoding SPOR domain-containing protein, which encodes MENQEDTKYHLEDNDDFGLPEADFHPIDREEEEPPQFEEPRYYVEEEEEESNRGWIVAAIIGVVVLLGLAIYLFLFDGVSQVSSWFGEEEPVVQEYVEPAPEPIIEEEPIYEEEPIIEEESVYEEPALAQYQGIERISAPTGRTFVVVASFVDYDLAMDYAQKLEADGIGSKILDPSPRAPLIHRVAIADFGTFSEGAENIDAFRMEYGDSVWVLKY
- a CDS encoding MotA/TolQ/ExbB proton channel family protein, with protein sequence MILLQITTETPIDTTTLDSAAAESVTILDLLLKGGWVMIPLIILFALSIYIFVERIRVVKRAAKVPEQFMEKIRGLVSRGEISSARMLCSQTDSPISRMIEKGVSRIGSPLKSIEAAIENVGKLELYRLEKNLTLLATISGAAPMIGFLGTVTGMIQAFIAIAQEEGNVSPQLLSTGIYEAMITTATGLAVGILAYLGYNYLVSRVNKVVHQMEYISIDFIDLLQEPT